The Fusarium graminearum PH-1 chromosome 2, whole genome shotgun sequence genome includes a region encoding these proteins:
- a CDS encoding NAD-specific glutamate dehydrogenase, with translation MTAISANPVANVKATEASRGPSPQPTHFSVPLQNGNGGNGHRILRSATVGYIAPEFTGKSEQKKTVKSLIWAAGYVPEPQIDEQIEWFYENLGIDDVYFELESPDVISSHITSLYAAKVASFAREDKQEEIRLDMEANDHAIYIDTSVAGRTNIAGPRYEERLEAKYIDHPGSSKYRVETFRSPALLSPQSKATLRCYFVYQCRFATPPEETDPKETNLELIADHGFLQKATVNTKQIYQDIIELAVNRAGPVIEVFDIEGTDEKRMVLAFRSRTAQGLFSALSDLYHYYGVTSTRKYLEQFSNGITVMSVYLRPASETTENADQFSWDESIDQISKEVSLLYCLPHNKFHNLFLDGQLSLQESVYAHSAWVFVQHFLNRLGPEYASLAELLDIKNNAQQALLSNLKRRLRSETFTPDYIYEIIQNYPGLVRALYASFANVHLVKDQEDPVKVVSSSLSVEVLSDDALKDKISKNVNNEHDEMVLTAFRVFNNAVLKTNYFTPTKVALSFRLDPSFLPDVEYPKPLYGMFLVISSESRGFHLRFKDISRGGIRIVKSRNKEAYGINARSLFDENYGLASTQQRKNKDIPEGGSKGVILLDPKQQNRAREAFEKYIDSILDLLLPAETPGIKNPIVDLYGKEEILFLGPDENTAELVDWATEHARSRGAPWWKSFFTGKSPKLGGIPHDTYGMTTLSVREYVKGIYRKLELDPSTIRKMQTGGPDGDLGSNEIKLGNEKYTAIVDGSGVLVDPKGLDREELLRLAHGRKMIIEYDVSKLSAEGYRVLCEDVNLTLPSGEVVNNGTSFRNTFHLRDTGAVDVFVPCGGRPASIDLISVNRLIKDGKSVVPYLVEGANLFITQEAKLRLEAAGCILYKDASANKGGVTSSSLEVLASLSFDDEGFVQNMCHDANGQAPQFYQDYVKQVQLKIQENARLEFEAIWREHEQTGTPRSILSDKLSVAITDLDEKLQHSDLWDNEKIRRSILEDALPRLLLEKIGLDTLIARIPDSYLRSIFGSYLASRFVYEFGSSPSQFAFFDFMSKRMAQIEK, from the exons atgactgctaTCTCCGCCAACCCCGTGGCCAACGTCAAGGCCACCGAGGCCAGCCGTggtccttctcctcagcccACTCACTTCTCCGTTCCTTTGCAAAATGGAAACGGCGGCAACGGTCATCGCATTCTGCGATCTGCTACCGTTGGCTACATTGCCCCTGAGTTCACTGGCAAGTCAgaacagaagaagactgtcaagtctttgatctgGGCTGCTGGCTACGTCCCTGAACCCCAAATTGATGAGCAGATTGAGTGGTTCTACGAGAACcttggcattgatgatgtCTACTTCGAGCTTGAGTCCCCCGATGTCATCTCCAGCCACATCACCTCCCTCTACGCCGCCAAGGTTGCTTCCTTCGCTCGCGAGGACAAGCAGGAGGAGATCCGACTGGACATGGAGGCTAACGACCATGCCATCTACATCGACACCAGTGTTGCTGGCCGAACCAACATTGCTGGCCCTCGCTACGAGGAGCGCCTTGAGGCCAAGTACATCGACCACCCCGGCTCAAGCAAGTACCGTGTTGAGACTTTCCGATCTCCCGCTCTCCTGAGCCCCCAGTCCAAGGCCACTCTCCGATGCTATTTCGTCTACCAGTGCCGATTTGCTACTCCTCCTGAGGAGACCGACCCCAAGGAGACCAACCTCGAGCTCATCGCCGACCACGGCTTCCTCCAGAAGGCCAccgtcaacaccaagcaGATCTACCAGGACATCATTGAGCTCGCTGTTAACCGAGCTGGTCCCGTCATCGAGGTCTTCGACATCGAGGGCACCGACGAGAAGCGAATGGTTCTTGCTTTCCGTTCCCGCACAGCCCAGGGTCTCTTCTCTGCCCTCAGTGACCTTTACCACTACTACGGTGTCACCTCCACCCGAAAGTACCTCGAGCAGTTCTCCAACGGTATCACCGTCATGAGTGTTTACCTTCGACCTGCCTCCGAGACCACCGAGAACGCCGACCAGTTCTCTTGGGACGAGTCCATTGACCAGATCTCCAAGGAGGTCTCCCTTCTCTACTGTCTCCCCCACAACAAGTTCcacaacctcttcctcgacgGACAGCTCAGCCTCCAGGAGTCCGTCTACGCCCACTCCGCTTGGGTCTTCGTCCAGCACTTCCTCAACCGATTGGGTCCTGAGTACGCCTCTCTCGCCGAGCTGTTGGATATTAAGAACAACGCTCAGCAGGCTCTTCTCTCTAACCTGAAGCGCCGTCTCCGTTCCGAGACTTTCACCCCTGACTACATCTACGAGATTATTCAGAACTACCCCGGTCTCGTTCGCGCCCTCTACGCTTCCTTCGCCAACGTCCACCTTGTGAAGGACCAGGAGGACCCCGTCAAGGTTGTTTCCTCCAGCCTTTCCGTTGAGGTTCTCTCCGAcgatgctctcaaggacaagatctCCAAGAACGTTAACAACGAGCACGACGAGATGGTCCTTACTGCTTTCCGAGTCTTCAACAACGCCGTCCTCAAGACCAACTACTTCACACCCACAAAGGTTGCCCTGAGCTTCCGTCTCGACCCCTCTTTCCTCCCCGACGTCGAGTACCCCAAGCCCCTCTACGGCATgttcctcgtcatcagctCCGAGTCTCGAGGTTTCCACCTCCGATTCAAGGACATCTCTCGAGGTGGTATCCGAATCGTCAAGTCTCGCAACAAGGAGGCTTACGGCATCAACGCCCGATCTCTCTTCGATGAGAACTACGGTCTTGCCAGCACTCAGCagcgcaagaacaaggatatcCCTGAGGGTGGTTCCAAGGGTGTTATCCTCCTGGACCCCAAGCAGCAGAACCGTGCTCGCGAGGCTTTCGAGAAGTACATCGATAGtatccttgatcttctcctgcCCGCCGAGACCCCCGGTATCAAGAACCCCATTGTCGACCTTTACGGCAAGGAGGAGATCCTCTTCCTGGGTCCTGATGAGAACACTGCTGAGCTCGTCGACTGGGCTACTGAGCACGCTCGCTCTCGTGGCGCTCCCTGGTGGAAGTCGTTCTTTACCGGCAAGTCTCCCAAGCTTGGTGGTATTCCCCACGACACTTACGGCATGACTACTCTGTCCGTCCGTGAGTACGTCAAGGGTATCTACCGAAAGCTCGAGCTTGACCCCTCCACCATCCGCAAGATGCAGACCGGTGGTCCCGACGGTGACTTGGGAAGCAACGAGATCAAGCTCGGTAACGAGAAGTACACCGCCATTGTCGATGGCTCTGGTGTCCTTGTCGACCCCAAGGGTCTCGACCGTGAGGAGCTCCTTCGTCTTGCCCACGGCCGAAAGATGATCATCGAGTACGATGTCTCCAAGCTGTCTGCTGAGGGTTACCGAGTTCTCTGTGAGGATGTCAACCTCACCCTCCCCAGCGGCGAGGTTGTCAACAACGGTACTTCATTCCGTAACACCTTCCACCTCCGTGACACCGGCGCCGTCGACGTCTTCGTCCCTTGTGGTGGTCGCCCTGCCTCCATTGACCTTATCTCGGTCAACCGCCTcatcaaggatggcaagtcCGTCGTCCCCTACCTCGTTGAGGGtgccaacctcttcatcaccCAGGAGGCCAAGCTCCGCCTCGAGGCCGCTGGCTGCATTCTGTACAAGGATGCCTCTGCCAACAAGGGTGGTGTgacttcctcctcccttGAGGTCCTTGCCTCTCTGTCTTTCGACGACGAGGGCTTCGTCCAGAACATGTGCCACGACGCCAACGGCCAGGCTCCTCAGTTCTACCAGGACTACGTCAAGCAGGTGCAGCTCAAGATTCAGGAGAACGCCCGTCTCGAGTTCGAGGCCATCTGGCGCGAGCATGAGCAGACCGGAACTCCTCGATCTATCCTCTCCGACAAGCTATCCGTCGCCATCACCGACCTCGACGAGAAGCTCCAGCACTCCGACCTCTGGGACAACGAGAAGATCCGCCGATCTATCCTTGAGGATGCCCTTCCCCGTCTTCTCCTCGAGAAGATTGGCCTCGACACTCTCATCGCTCGCATCCCCGACTCCTACCTCCGAAGTATCTTCGGTTCTTACCTTGCCAGCCGTTTCGTCTACGAGTTCGGCAGCAGCCCCAGCCAGTTcgctttctttgactt CATGTCCAAGCGCATGGCTCAGATTGAGAAGTAA
- a CDS encoding uricase — MPYVSAARYGKDNVRVCKVDRDSSTGVQTVTEMTVCCLLEGEIETSYTQADNSVVVATDSIKNTIYITAKENPVNPPELYASILGSHFIEKYKHIHVANVSVKTVRWARLDVDGKPHPHSFFKDGEETRNVEVRVSRQEGIEIKSSLVGLTVLKSTGSAFHGFVRDEYTTLPETWDRIFSTDVDATWKWKKFDSVDAVKQFAPKFDTVREAARNITLKTFAEDASASVQATMYKMSDLILESVPEVATVTYSLPNKHYFEIDLSWHKGIKNTGKDAEVYAPQSGPNGLIKCEVSRDSLQSKL, encoded by the exons ATGCCTTACGTATCTGCTGCTCGCTACGGCAAGGACAATGTCCGCGTCTGCAAGGTTGACCGCGATTCTTCTACCGGTGTTCAGACCGTCACAGAGATGACCGTCTGCTGTCTCCTCGAGGGCGAGATTGAGACCTCGTACACACAGGCCGATAACAGTGTTGTCGTTGCCACAGACTCTATCAAGAACACCATCTACATTACCGCCAAGGAGAATCCTGTCAACCCCCCTGAGCTGTACGCTTCAATCCTCGGCAGCCACTTTATTGAAAAGTACAAGCACATCCATGTCGCCAATGTCAGCGTCAAGACTGTTCGCTGGGCGcgtcttgatgttgatggcaagCCCCATCCTCACAGCTTTttcaaggatggcgaggagACCCGAAATGTCGAGGTCCGAGTCAGCCGACAGGAAGGTATTGAAATCAAGAGCTCTCTCGTTGGTTTGACCGTTCTCAAGAGCACCGGTTCCGCTTTCCATGGCTTTGTCCGCGACGAGTACACAACACTTCCTGAGACATGGGACCGTATCTTCTCAACGGATGTTGATGCTACctggaagtggaagaagtTCGATtctgttgatgctgttaAGCAATTTGCTCCCAAGTTCGACACCGTGCGTGAGGCGGCACGCAACATCACCCTGAAAACCTTCGCCGAGGACGCGAGTGCTAGTGTACAAGCCACCATGTACAAGATGTCGGATCTTATCCTCGAATCTGTGCCTGAAGTCGCGACAGTCACTTATTCACTACCTAACAAGCATTACTTTGAGATTG ACCTTAGCTGGCATAAGGGAATCAAGAACACAGGCAAGGATGCCGAGGTCTATGCTCCTCAGTCCGGCCCCAATGGTCTCATCAAGTGCGAAGTCTCTCGAGACAGTTTGCAATCAAAGCTTTGA
- a CDS encoding 60S ribosomal protein L23, translated as MSQVLGLTKLAYSRVWHGVSASAPHATLSTQPGVTPPSLGRLASRIAVLLMGKHKPIFDPSTDCGDYVVVTNCAALHTTGRKKWQKPYYRHTTRPGSLKTVTMDVLMEQHGGSEVLRKAVSGMLPKNRLRDKRLARLKAFEGDAHPYKQNLIRFSGVPVGKPGWEKAVEKVREGDKKRL; from the exons ATGTCGCAAGTTCTAGGTCTC ACCAAACTCGCCTACTCTCGAGTATGGCACGGTGTTTCCGCCTCCGCTCCCCACGCCACTCTATCGACTCAGCCCGGTGTGACACCGCCCTCGCTCGGCCGCCTCGCATCCCGCATCGCCGTCCTCCTCATGGGCAAGCACAAGCCGATCTTCGACCCCTCAACCGACTGTGGTGACTACGTTGTCGTCACGAACTGCGCCGCTCTTCACACTACTGGCCGCAAGAAGTGGCAAAAGCCATACTACCGACATACTACTCGACCTGGTAGCCTCAAGACCGTAACGATGGATGTCCTCATGGAGCAGCACGGAGGTAGTGAAGTGCTGCGCAAGGCTGTGAGCGGCATGTTGCCCAAGAACCGACTACGAGACAAGCGATTGGCTAGGCTTAAGGCTTTTGAGGGAGATGCACACCCGTACAAGCAGAACTTGATACGGTTTAGTGGGGTGCCAGTGGGCAAGCCTGGTTGGGAGAAGGCTGTCGAGAAGGTTCGTGAGGGCGACAAGAAACGACTATAA